In Argiope bruennichi chromosome 4, qqArgBrue1.1, whole genome shotgun sequence, a single window of DNA contains:
- the LOC129966397 gene encoding uncharacterized protein LOC129966397, protein MGPKNFQQRTEIKKTKQIYFDHFFVIKRLSDTTETFHTVSPFLVEKAIVSVIGEVPSIRKLRSGDLLVEVGTQKQSHQILKMKALATIPIEVSTHSSLNSSKGVITCGELYHSTIEEITEDLKSEGVTHVRRIFIRRDGQLLPTKHLVLTFQSPTLPEKVKAGYMKLAVRPFIPNPLRCYQCQRFGHSKISCRGTPTCARCAEKGHDSQQCTAQEKCVNCSGDHTSFSRSCPRWQLEKDIIALKTKEQISYVEAKRKILAQTPKPGLSYATASKVPVPGNFCTNCSCMNCTKFTTKTKIVEKTSESETEPSSNSVPDTDKPTKRKTSSKSQRSLKLKLSKSNIPEKMISEKLKAKLRKSKIKNSVALGLANQGVVHRDLASVFGGMSKSPDLITLHPSEEDDEELQMSCDATHSPTTVSNTSPQNKLS, encoded by the coding sequence ATGGGGCCTAAAAACTTTCAGCAACGAacggaaattaaaaaaactaaacaaatttattttgatcatttttttgtCATCAAGCGTTTATCTGACACAACCGAAACATTTCACACGGTTTCGCCATTCCTTGTTGAGAAAGCTATTGTGAGCGTAATTGGAGAAGTACCATCCATCCGTAAACTTCGTTCTGGTGACCTACTTGTGGAAGTTGGTACTCAAAAACaatcacatcaaattttaaaaatgaaagctttgGCTACAATTCCTATTGAAGTGAGCACTCATTCTTCCCTTAATTCCTCAAAGGGTGTTATAACCTGTGGGGAGTTGTATCATTCTACGATTGAAGAAATTACGGAAGACCTGAAATCTGAGGGAGTAACTCATGTGCGTCGTATCTTTATCCGACGAGATGGACAACTCCTCCCCACAAAACACCTTGTTCTCACTTTCCAATCTCCAACTTTGCCAGAAAAGGTTAAAGCAGGCTACATGAAATTGGCTGTGCGACCCTTTATTCCTAATCCTCTGCGATGTTATCAGTGCCAGCGATTTGGACATTCTAAAATTTCCTGCCGCGGGACACccacttgcgcccgttgtgcagagaaaGGACACGACAGCCAGCAGTGTACGGCTCAAGAAAAATGTGTTAACTGCAGCGGCGATCACACATCCTTTTCTAGATCTTGTCCGCGTTGGCAGTTGGAGAAAGATATCATTGCATTGAAGACTAAGGAACAAATATCCTATGTAGAGGCAAAAAGAAAGATTCTCGCTCAAACACCTAAGCCAGGTCTAAGTTATGCTACAGCTTCAAAAGTTCCAGTTCCGGGAAATTTTTGTACAAACTGCTCCTGCATGAATTGTACTAAATTTACCaccaaaacaaaaattgttgaaaaaacatCAGAGTCAGAAACTGAACCATCCTCAAATAGTGTTCCAGACACAGATAAACCCACAAAACGGAAAACATCATCCAAATCGCAGAGATCACTTAAACTGAAACTTTCGAAATCTAACATTCCAGAAAAAATGATTTCCGAAAAATTAAAGGCAAAATTAaggaaatcaaaaatcaaaaattctgttGCTCTGGGGCTTGCAAATCAGGGTGTGGTCCATAGAGACCTTGCGTCTGTTTTTGGTGGCATGTCCAAGAGCCCCGACCTTATAACGCTACATCCGTCTGAGGAGGATGATGAAGAACTTCAAATGAGTTGCGATGCCACGCACTCTCCAACTACCGTCTCAAATACCTCTCCccaaaataaactttcttaa